The Spirosoma foliorum genome has a window encoding:
- a CDS encoding NUMOD4 domain-containing protein, whose product MTATNVEGLGEVWKDIPGYEGRYQASNLGRIKSLARVAVMGGHGQCFKEVKEKVLNPGIHKSSGYRFVGLNGRKTKTPVHRAIAKTFIPNPDNKPFINHIDGNKINNRVENLEWCTAKENVRHAIAMGLTNVSGVNQPTAQINDDIVRQMRAMYKETNMTYREIANHFGVIRQLAERVITGYTWKHVQ is encoded by the coding sequence ATGACTGCTACAAATGTAGAGGGTTTGGGTGAGGTATGGAAGGATATTCCAGGTTATGAAGGTCGTTACCAAGCTAGTAATCTTGGTAGAATCAAAAGTTTAGCAAGAGTTGCCGTAATGGGTGGACATGGGCAATGTTTTAAGGAAGTTAAAGAGAAAGTCTTAAATCCCGGAATACATAAGTCGTCTGGGTATCGCTTTGTAGGGTTAAACGGCAGGAAAACTAAAACCCCTGTCCATCGAGCAATTGCGAAAACGTTTATTCCAAATCCAGACAATAAGCCATTCATTAATCATATTGACGGTAACAAAATAAATAACAGGGTTGAGAATTTAGAATGGTGTACTGCAAAAGAAAATGTTCGGCACGCTATCGCAATGGGTTTAACAAATGTTTCCGGCGTTAATCAACCTACGGCTCAAATCAATGATGATATAGTCAGGCAAATGAGAGCAATGTACAAAGAAACAAATATGACCTATAGGGAAATTGCTAATCATTTCGGCGTAATAAGGCAATTGGCTGAGAGAGTCATTACTGGATACACATGGAAGCACGTACAATGA
- a CDS encoding HK97 family phage prohead protease: MLFKNLSSAAADVDPAQGIIKGYFAHFGSKDSDGDIITKSAFDRTIKDHGPKGSNQIKHLLNHNPNWLLGSIKELNPDQVGLAYVSQLLKGTDGKFIPDAELVMAAVAQGVNLEHSIGYNEIPGKTEKKADGNYLNELKLWEGSTLTFYGANPNTPVTELKSMNLTGMVSIYNALEKALHTGEWSDEGFKLIQKHHDAFGIALKSRQATLISTSQEQHNALKAADLVTNHFNLTL; the protein is encoded by the coding sequence GTGCTCTTTAAGAATCTTTCTTCTGCTGCTGCCGACGTTGATCCCGCACAGGGCATCATTAAAGGTTATTTCGCTCATTTTGGCAGTAAAGACAGCGATGGCGACATTATCACAAAGTCAGCCTTTGATCGCACTATCAAGGATCACGGACCAAAGGGATCAAATCAGATTAAGCATTTGCTCAATCACAATCCTAACTGGCTTCTTGGCTCTATCAAAGAGCTTAACCCCGATCAGGTTGGACTTGCCTATGTCTCTCAACTCCTGAAAGGCACTGACGGAAAGTTTATTCCAGATGCCGAACTGGTTATGGCAGCCGTTGCGCAAGGCGTCAATCTGGAGCACTCAATTGGCTACAATGAGATTCCTGGCAAGACCGAGAAAAAGGCGGATGGCAACTACCTCAATGAGCTAAAGCTTTGGGAAGGCTCAACACTAACCTTCTATGGAGCTAATCCAAACACCCCCGTAACGGAACTTAAATCCATGAACCTAACGGGCATGGTGTCCATCTACAATGCACTTGAAAAAGCCCTACATACTGGCGAATGGTCAGATGAGGGTTTCAAGCTTATACAAAAACATCACGACGCATTCGGTATCGCACTGAAATCTCGACAAGCAACCCTGATATCTACAAGTCAGGAGCAGCACAACGCACTCAAAGCCGCCGATCTAGTCACTAACCATTTTAATCTCACGCTGTAA
- a CDS encoding phage major capsid protein, protein MNEQELIAALEAKATALVAQVKGITDPLDAKLKQIEETFKEGGTKVDPALKAEVEKLAKMHETLATQIDQKFADIATLRNSGKPGSIKSLNEVLFEEFNKKEAGSLSIVDRIKGMASGSMGKNSIDVNIKAVADMSSAGNLTGTYFQGYDLRPGVTIRPLFDAHLRPTIPATTTEKPLVRYVRETTSEGGFDMVAEGAEKPEIDWDFDIVDAPVRKIAGIFRLPEEMIDDIPYLLTYLTTRGMEELKNKEDQQILYGTGSGQQLSGVFQVATQFAAGGLTGITTPNYFDVLVAAKKQLRLLNLVPNFVWVSPEDYAKMRLSKATTGEYIFPVLPGTDTITVDGTPIIQNNRINTGSFVVLDTRWMEIADRMQSTVRLFDQDRDNVIKNLVTCVIEERLAFPIYRPQAIIKGTFTDAIAAIA, encoded by the coding sequence ATGAACGAACAGGAACTCATAGCAGCCCTTGAAGCCAAAGCAACAGCCTTAGTTGCGCAGGTAAAGGGTATTACCGATCCGCTTGATGCCAAGCTCAAGCAAATCGAAGAAACCTTTAAAGAAGGCGGCACCAAAGTAGACCCAGCCCTCAAAGCCGAGGTTGAAAAGCTGGCCAAGATGCACGAAACACTGGCCACGCAGATCGATCAGAAATTCGCTGACATCGCTACCCTTCGTAATTCAGGGAAGCCCGGTAGTATCAAGTCCCTGAACGAAGTTCTTTTCGAGGAATTTAACAAGAAAGAGGCAGGTAGTTTATCTATTGTCGACCGAATCAAAGGCATGGCCTCGGGTTCGATGGGCAAAAACAGCATTGATGTCAACATCAAAGCGGTTGCCGATATGAGTTCGGCGGGTAACCTGACGGGCACCTATTTTCAGGGGTATGATCTTCGTCCAGGCGTAACGATTCGCCCTCTGTTCGACGCTCACCTACGCCCAACCATTCCAGCCACCACAACCGAAAAGCCACTCGTTCGCTACGTACGGGAAACCACATCAGAAGGTGGTTTTGATATGGTGGCAGAAGGTGCGGAAAAGCCAGAAATCGACTGGGATTTCGATATCGTAGATGCCCCCGTTCGTAAGATCGCGGGTATTTTCCGGTTGCCGGAGGAAATGATTGATGATATTCCGTACCTGCTTACCTACCTGACGACTCGGGGTATGGAAGAGCTGAAAAACAAGGAAGATCAGCAAATCCTGTACGGTACGGGCTCAGGTCAACAACTTTCCGGCGTATTCCAGGTAGCAACTCAGTTTGCAGCGGGGGGCTTAACGGGCATCACAACGCCAAACTATTTTGACGTACTGGTAGCGGCTAAAAAGCAACTTCGCTTACTGAACCTGGTGCCAAACTTTGTTTGGGTATCGCCCGAAGATTACGCTAAAATGCGCTTATCGAAGGCGACGACGGGTGAATATATCTTCCCGGTTCTACCCGGCACAGACACGATCACCGTCGATGGTACACCCATCATTCAGAATAACCGCATCAATACGGGTTCGTTTGTTGTGCTGGACACGCGCTGGATGGAGATCGCCGACCGGATGCAGTCAACGGTTCGCCTGTTTGACCAGGACCGTGACAACGTAATCAAGAACCTGGTTACCTGCGTAATCGAAGAACGCCTGGCCTTCCCAATCTACCGGCCACAGGCAATCATCAAGGGTACATTCACCGACGCTATCGCTGCCATCGCTTAA
- a CDS encoding phage gp6-like head-tail connector protein: MSFPYTSNQATILAPVIERTPVVVTDQTGQSVSGEAIFYKDDLKQRLSIDLEIEDYDNALLALLRTAIGAVESYTRLAIQPQTVVVRYTSYEGGPLPFGPVWALNPNPVVTPVVTGSTVTFNNGTSDALTDGDFPYINGSFEAGTVSYTSGYSRAQDSIRPVPDELIGAVLEHAASSFRAGGVTGSGNPGTYWKVLAGPKRRFD; the protein is encoded by the coding sequence ATGAGCTTCCCCTACACATCCAATCAGGCTACTATTCTGGCTCCCGTCATCGAGCGGACGCCGGTTGTCGTCACCGATCAGACTGGACAAAGCGTGTCAGGGGAAGCTATATTTTACAAAGACGATCTGAAACAGCGATTATCTATCGATCTGGAGATTGAGGATTACGATAACGCCTTACTGGCCCTGCTTCGTACAGCAATTGGTGCGGTCGAATCGTATACCCGACTAGCCATTCAGCCCCAAACGGTAGTGGTTCGCTACACTTCGTATGAAGGTGGTCCACTACCGTTTGGGCCGGTTTGGGCTTTAAATCCGAACCCCGTCGTAACGCCAGTCGTAACGGGGAGTACAGTGACATTCAACAATGGTACGAGTGATGCCTTGACAGACGGGGATTTTCCCTACATCAATGGCAGTTTCGAAGCTGGAACGGTTAGCTATACAAGTGGCTATTCACGGGCGCAGGACAGCATTCGCCCTGTACCGGATGAATTGATTGGGGCGGTATTGGAGCACGCGGCAAGTTCGTTTCGGGCGGGTGGTGTGACAGGCTCAGGCAATCCCGGCACGTACTGGAAAGTGCTGGCCGGGCCTAAACGACGCTTTGACTAA
- a CDS encoding HK97-gp10 family putative phage morphogenesis protein, which translates to MSVRIRGFNELERFLLNLAPRTKRECQIATEASIREMQADAMQHAPVDTGKLRQSITFEITKGGLAASLSANVEYWAYVEFGTGGLVEVPEGFEELAGPYKGKGKRTINRAAQPFLIPAFLRHSEAYYKRIDDALGRIFR; encoded by the coding sequence ATGAGCGTCCGTATTCGGGGATTCAACGAGCTGGAACGGTTTCTGCTCAATCTGGCCCCCAGAACAAAACGCGAATGCCAGATCGCTACGGAGGCCTCGATTCGGGAAATGCAGGCTGATGCGATGCAACATGCGCCGGTTGACACAGGCAAGCTTCGCCAGAGCATCACCTTTGAAATTACCAAGGGAGGCCTTGCGGCCAGTTTAAGCGCTAACGTAGAATACTGGGCCTATGTGGAGTTTGGGACAGGCGGACTGGTCGAGGTGCCGGAAGGCTTTGAAGAGTTGGCCGGACCCTACAAAGGGAAGGGTAAGCGAACGATCAACCGGGCGGCACAGCCTTTTTTGATACCCGCCTTTTTGCGACACAGCGAGGCATACTATAAACGAATTGACGACGCTCTCGGGCGGATATTCCGGTAA
- a CDS encoding DUF3168 domain-containing protein: MNDASFALSVAYATLLAGLTYNGQEVKVYDQKASNTATFPYVILGPWQARSGNTKDSFGQVGEINLDIVTGFVGDQSSRKPSVEIGNLITSLLKPTPTAEVLTAPGFRVWMTAITATLDISDELNTKGLRRKIITVQHTLTEI, translated from the coding sequence ATGAACGACGCATCCTTTGCCCTTTCTGTTGCCTACGCCACCCTGCTGGCAGGACTAACGTATAACGGGCAGGAGGTAAAGGTGTACGACCAGAAAGCCAGCAACACGGCCACGTTTCCTTACGTGATTCTAGGCCCCTGGCAGGCACGTTCGGGCAATACCAAGGATAGTTTTGGTCAGGTTGGCGAAATCAATCTGGATATCGTCACCGGCTTTGTCGGAGATCAGTCCAGCCGAAAGCCTAGCGTCGAGATTGGGAACCTGATCACCAGCTTACTAAAGCCAACACCAACAGCAGAAGTGCTCACAGCTCCGGGCTTTCGGGTCTGGATGACAGCAATTACCGCCACGCTGGACATCAGTGACGAACTGAATACCAAGGGGCTACGACGAAAAATAATAACGGTACAACATACACTAACAGAGATTTAA
- a CDS encoding phage tail tube protein: MAFNGSLLRLKITPTGGSTPLLVSEETKVSFGAKKETFETTNKDSGPWRKRISSFKSGEIQCEAFINYTAASGHLTYAQLWAMYNGTVSVACAFTTGVTGDFGFTGNFHLTDFNSSGETETGATVSFTLTSDGDVTGAANT; this comes from the coding sequence ATGGCATTTAATGGCTCTCTATTACGGCTCAAAATAACCCCTACAGGCGGCTCTACCCCTCTGTTGGTTTCAGAAGAAACTAAAGTTTCATTCGGCGCAAAGAAAGAAACCTTCGAGACAACTAATAAGGATTCGGGGCCTTGGCGCAAACGGATTTCCTCGTTCAAGTCGGGCGAGATTCAGTGCGAAGCCTTTATAAACTATACAGCAGCGTCTGGCCACCTTACTTACGCGCAGCTATGGGCAATGTACAATGGTACAGTATCGGTAGCCTGTGCGTTCACTACCGGCGTTACCGGCGACTTTGGGTTTACGGGCAATTTCCATCTGACCGATTTCAATTCATCGGGGGAGACTGAAACCGGAGCTACTGTATCATTCACTCTAACCTCAGATGGCGACGTAACTGGCGCTGCAAACACTTAG
- a CDS encoding tape measure protein yields MERNLSVNIGADLSGLTPGINSALRQFANLGQSAQRMGDQLGAAVQRGSTQAIASIRQLVYTSQSAGNQLNNSFNAPINSLVNLTKGFVSAQAALALLKQGLVVISDFQRLDASLRAVSTSTLDFARAQAFLRTASDRYGLSLEALSKSYVSFKANTNDTILKGAEAERIFLSVAKASAALQLSTEDTTGTLRAFGQMLSKGTVQSEELKGQVGERLYNAFGLAAKAMGVTTMELNKMLQSGDVLAVDLLPKLATQIDKTFGVSAANNVATMTGGFTRATDQLKLFVSEFSKTKGIDTFFTKVLNGIADTVKGLRRSQTGAFQSEIDDFNGLSAGDKKDRLKELQGKIGKAQVNLDGLASQAPSDNVLKREADLSKRLDFMKRLYGQMYFIIQQGEKQADEAARKNQVGSSGFDIDKAKDRQDALAKQIQNLVGGGKAVPAAVRAEYDKLTAQIDRATAATKRHTIAQVSNVPALTSNEQILKRLTFELKQYGDTADNSRSKQKALFEELVKADKERANAKPVDLGGRLNTIAIPNQTEVKSNDFGSGTLAGMLNMFTMVQQKMQAVSNMWNVIAKIGKSDVGEPKLPNLDKTLKSLTDAFKPIKKAFVDLNRDISEGLTRAAETALIGMGEVIGALISGTAGIDQLPKMLLGVLGGLLEQLGQMAITAGLGVEAIKTALKSLNGFVAIAAGVALIAIGSSVKAGVSNLGKSAPGYEDGGFFTGESTIRVAETHKARAGGGEFVAPVQKGADLIGARILKDMGSLMPSMKAMPHNYDPGGRTKVDVQVTGDARISGGALLLAIELAQKQKKTFR; encoded by the coding sequence ATGGAACGCAATCTGTCGGTAAATATTGGGGCGGACCTGAGTGGACTAACACCGGGCATCAATTCAGCTCTCCGGCAGTTTGCGAATTTAGGCCAGTCCGCGCAACGAATGGGTGACCAGCTTGGCGCGGCTGTACAACGGGGATCTACCCAGGCAATTGCATCAATTCGGCAACTAGTATATACTAGCCAATCGGCCGGAAATCAGTTAAATAATTCATTCAATGCCCCGATAAACTCTCTGGTTAACCTAACCAAGGGTTTTGTTTCGGCCCAGGCCGCACTAGCCCTGTTAAAGCAGGGATTAGTTGTTATCTCTGATTTTCAGCGCCTAGATGCTTCCTTAAGGGCTGTATCGACCTCTACACTTGATTTTGCAAGGGCTCAGGCTTTTTTGCGCACCGCTTCCGATAGGTATGGCCTTTCACTTGAAGCACTGTCTAAATCCTACGTTTCGTTTAAAGCCAATACAAACGATACGATCTTAAAAGGGGCAGAGGCTGAGCGTATATTCCTATCAGTGGCCAAGGCCAGTGCAGCTTTACAATTAAGTACGGAAGACACCACAGGCACACTACGAGCCTTTGGGCAAATGCTTAGTAAAGGCACCGTACAATCTGAAGAACTTAAAGGACAGGTCGGCGAGCGCCTATACAATGCGTTTGGCTTAGCCGCCAAAGCAATGGGCGTAACCACAATGGAGCTTAACAAAATGCTCCAGTCGGGTGACGTATTGGCCGTCGACCTCCTGCCCAAATTAGCTACCCAGATTGATAAAACGTTTGGGGTTTCTGCGGCAAATAATGTAGCCACCATGACAGGCGGTTTCACTCGTGCAACCGATCAGTTAAAATTATTTGTCAGCGAGTTCTCCAAGACCAAAGGGATAGATACCTTTTTTACAAAGGTCCTGAATGGCATTGCCGATACGGTAAAAGGGCTTCGCCGGAGTCAAACCGGAGCGTTTCAGTCCGAAATAGACGATTTTAATGGCTTGTCTGCTGGTGATAAAAAAGATCGCCTAAAAGAGCTTCAGGGTAAAATCGGCAAGGCACAGGTTAATTTAGATGGCCTTGCGTCTCAGGCTCCTAGTGACAATGTACTAAAGCGGGAAGCGGACCTGTCCAAGCGGCTGGATTTCATGAAACGTCTGTATGGGCAGATGTATTTCATCATTCAACAGGGCGAAAAACAGGCGGATGAAGCAGCTAGAAAGAATCAAGTTGGCTCTTCGGGCTTTGATATCGACAAGGCAAAGGATCGGCAGGATGCGTTAGCCAAACAGATTCAAAACCTGGTTGGTGGCGGAAAGGCCGTTCCGGCTGCCGTTCGGGCTGAGTACGATAAGTTAACTGCTCAGATTGACCGCGCCACAGCCGCCACTAAGCGCCATACCATTGCGCAGGTCAGTAATGTTCCTGCTTTAACCAGTAATGAGCAAATCTTAAAGCGGCTCACCTTCGAGTTAAAACAGTACGGCGATACGGCGGATAATTCCAGAAGCAAGCAAAAGGCGTTGTTTGAGGAATTGGTCAAAGCCGATAAGGAGCGGGCCAATGCAAAGCCGGTTGACTTAGGGGGCAGGCTCAACACAATTGCTATCCCGAATCAAACAGAGGTAAAATCTAATGACTTCGGAAGTGGCACACTGGCGGGTATGCTCAACATGTTTACGATGGTTCAGCAGAAAATGCAGGCCGTGTCCAACATGTGGAATGTGATCGCTAAAATCGGGAAAAGTGATGTTGGGGAGCCAAAGTTGCCAAACTTAGATAAAACACTGAAGTCTTTAACTGATGCCTTTAAGCCAATAAAAAAAGCTTTCGTTGATCTTAACAGAGATATATCAGAAGGGCTTACCCGAGCGGCAGAAACCGCTTTGATTGGAATGGGTGAAGTTATCGGTGCGCTCATTTCCGGTACTGCTGGCATTGACCAACTACCTAAAATGCTATTAGGTGTCTTGGGTGGACTGCTAGAACAGTTAGGTCAAATGGCAATAACGGCAGGATTGGGGGTTGAGGCCATAAAGACGGCGCTAAAAAGCCTAAATGGATTTGTTGCTATTGCTGCTGGTGTCGCATTGATTGCTATTGGATCGTCCGTAAAGGCAGGCGTATCAAATCTAGGCAAAAGTGCTCCAGGCTATGAAGATGGTGGCTTTTTTACTGGAGAATCAACCATACGGGTAGCAGAAACCCACAAAGCTCGTGCAGGGGGTGGGGAATTTGTTGCACCCGTCCAGAAAGGGGCAGACTTGATCGGCGCTAGAATCCTAAAAGATATGGGTTCGCTAATGCCGTCCATGAAGGCCATGCCACATAATTATGATCCTGGTGGCCGTACAAAGGTAGATGTTCAGGTGACAGGCGACGCACGGATATCGGGCGGAGCGCTGCTGCTGGCCATCGAACTCGCTCAAAAACAAAAGAAAACATTCCGCTAA
- a CDS encoding TerC family protein: MEIIGLLLTLLNIALLECSLSLDNASVIALIVKDLKSEEREKARYYGLLGAMIFRGLSLFIVAWVIHFWPLKILGGLYLMRLGYTGLTPVIDSPEEGNVSWLSFLEKRMGKFWFTVLSVEVMDIVFSLDNLVAVVSMSSNFWVIFTGIAIGILAMRFASKIFSILLERYPQVEKMAFYVVIVLGIKIGVSGIADGFDIVWLLSILEGHATDAIFSVLIVGLFAYPVIASWFSGKQRVAH; encoded by the coding sequence ATGGAAATCATCGGACTACTATTAACCCTGTTAAATATTGCCCTTTTGGAGTGTAGCTTATCGCTAGACAATGCCAGCGTGATCGCCCTCATCGTAAAAGACTTAAAGTCAGAGGAGCGAGAAAAGGCGCGGTATTATGGTTTGCTCGGAGCTATGATCTTTCGGGGATTGTCGCTGTTTATTGTGGCTTGGGTGATTCATTTCTGGCCACTTAAAATATTGGGTGGACTATATCTAATGCGACTCGGTTATACAGGACTTACACCAGTCATTGATTCACCCGAAGAAGGAAATGTAAGCTGGCTATCCTTTCTGGAGAAGCGAATGGGTAAATTCTGGTTTACCGTCTTATCGGTTGAGGTAATGGATATAGTATTTAGCCTGGATAACCTTGTTGCTGTTGTATCAATGTCCTCTAATTTCTGGGTGATATTTACGGGTATAGCGATTGGCATTCTAGCCATGCGATTTGCCTCAAAAATATTCTCAATTCTCCTAGAACGTTACCCTCAGGTTGAGAAAATGGCGTTCTATGTGGTGATTGTACTTGGCATAAAGATCGGCGTGTCAGGTATTGCTGATGGCTTTGACATTGTTTGGCTGCTTTCCATTCTGGAGGGCCACGCTACCGATGCCATATTCTCAGTATTGATTGTGGGTTTATTCGCCTATCCGGTTATTGCTAGTTGGTTTAGTGGTAAACAACGAGTCGCCCACTAG
- a CDS encoding phosphoribosyltransferase family protein, with amino-acid sequence MYNRFAAHYFTTQNDIPFCPDQYSRFKFGSNELAKQFGYELAQKFFDKHADLLLSNKVVVFASPYNFVQNAASIMANHFVHKLNRLLVNANGQHVETSVIHRRVTYVNDYGFLSKEKRKSLISNDTFYLNKKFIKGKVLLFLDDIRITGTHEDKLIELIQAEKLTNNCMFLYYAELLGDSVGADIEAYLNLHAIKSPQNLLSVMEQEGAHYNLIVRPIKYLMGQPAPEFLIALHAMPKPLREELYYSCLGEGYYCVPAYQTNFIQLSTCI; translated from the coding sequence CAGCAGGTTTAAGTTCGGGTCAAACGAACTGGCTAAACAATTTGGCTATGAACTGGCCCAAAAGTTCTTCGACAAACACGCTGACTTGCTGCTGTCGAATAAAGTAGTCGTCTTTGCATCGCCCTACAATTTCGTTCAGAATGCCGCGTCAATTATGGCGAATCATTTTGTCCATAAGCTAAACCGCTTGCTGGTAAACGCTAACGGTCAACACGTTGAAACCAGTGTGATTCATCGGCGGGTAACGTACGTGAACGACTATGGTTTCTTGAGCAAAGAGAAACGTAAATCATTGATCAGTAACGATACGTTTTACCTCAACAAGAAATTCATCAAGGGTAAAGTCCTGTTGTTTTTGGATGATATACGTATCACAGGTACGCACGAAGATAAATTGATTGAGTTAATACAGGCCGAGAAGCTGACCAACAACTGCATGTTCCTGTACTATGCTGAATTGCTGGGTGATTCGGTAGGGGCTGATATTGAAGCGTATCTAAACCTACACGCTATTAAGAGCCCCCAAAACCTATTGTCGGTTATGGAGCAGGAAGGGGCTCATTATAATCTGATTGTCCGACCGATTAAGTATCTGATGGGTCAACCTGCACCTGAATTTTTGATAGCCCTACACGCCATGCCCAAACCATTGCGAGAGGAACTGTACTACAGTTGTCTGGGTGAGGGCTACTACTGCGTACCGGCTTATCAAACCAATTTCATTCAACTATCAACCTGTATCTAA